GTGCTAGCTAGACATTCGGCCCCAGTCGGTCTGCAGAGGCATCTGCGAAGCCGGGTCGAGCGGCATCTGGTGCGCGCCCTCCCTTCGAGGTTTTCGTGAAGCAAAGCCACAAGACCCTCCTGCTCTGGGTCCTCCTCATCTTGATGTTCGTCGTCATCTATCAACTGGTGACGCAGGACGAATCGCCCAGGCAAGTCCCCTTCAGTGACTTCATCACCGACGTGCGCGGGGGTCACGTCGAGTCGATCACGGCCAAGCCGCGGGACGGCGCGACGGACTTCACCTTCGTCTACGTCGACGAGAACGAGCGTCGGGACGAGCGCGAGACCATCGGTCCGCCCCTGAGCCCCGAGCTGATGGAGGACTTCCGGGAGCACAGCGTCCGGACCGACATCCACCCGGCGGACGACAACAGCTGGACCGGGATCCTCGTGACCTGGGTCCCGATGATCTTCCTGCTGGTGATCTTCTTCTTCTTCATGCGGCAGCTCCAGGCGTCGGGCGGCAAGGCGATGAGCTTCGGCAAGTCGCGCGCCCGTCTGCTCAACGAGTCGCAGAACAAGGTGACCTTCGCGGACGTCGCGGGCGTCGACGAGGCGAAGGACGACTGCGAAGAGATCATCGCGTTCCTCAAGGACCCGAAGAAGTTCCAGCGCCTCGGCGGTCGCATCCCCAAGGGCGTGCTGCTGATGGGCCCGCCCGGCACGGGCAAGACGCTCCTCGCGCGCGCCATCGCGGGTGAGGCGGGCGTCCCGTTCTTCAGCATCTCGGGCTCGGACTTCGTCGAGATGTTCGTCGGCGTCGGCGCGAGCCGCGTCCGCGACCTCTTCGAGCAGGGCAAGAAGCACGCGCCCTGCATCATCTTCATCGACGAGATCGACGCCGTCGGTCGCCACCGCGGCAGCGGCATGGGCGGCGGGCACGACGAGCGAGAGCAGACCCTCAACCAGCTCCTCGTGGAGATGGACGGCTTCGAGGCCAGCGAGGGCGTGATCATCATCGCGGCGACCAACCGCCCCGACGTGCTCGACCCCGCCATCCTTCGCCCGGGTCGCTTCGACCGGCGCATCGTGGTGCCGCGGCCCGACCTGCGAGGCCGTGAGGGCATCCTCCACGTGCACACCAAGAAGGTCCCCCTCGCGGAGGACGTCGACCTCGAGATCCTCGCGCGCGGCACGCCGGGCTTCAGCGGCGCCGACCTCGAGAACCTGGTCAACGAGGCCGCGCTCCTCGCCGCCCGTCAGGACAAGGACTTCGTCGCCATGCTCGACTTCGAGATGGCGAAGGACAAGGTCATCATGGGCGCGGAGCGCCGCTCGGCCGTCATCACCGACGAGCAGAAGGCGGTCACCGCGTGGCACGAGGCGGGGCACGCCCTCGTCGGCTACCACTCGCCGCAGCACGACCCGCTGCACAAGGTCACCATCATCCCGCGCGGTCGAGCGCTGGGCGTGACGGTCAGCCTCCCCGAGGAGGACCGCCTGAACTACAGCCAGACCCTCGCCGAGAGCCAGATCGCCTCGATGATGGGCGGCCGGGTGGCGGAGGAGCTCAAGTTCGAGGAGCTCACCAGCGGCGCCTCGAGCGACATCCAGAAGGCCACGCAGCTCGCCCGGGCCATGGTCACCGAGTGGGGCATGAGCGAGAAGCTCGGCCCGCTGCACTACGGCGAGAGCGGCAACGACAGCTTCATGATGGGGCCGCAGCTCTCGCGTCCCAACTACAGCGCCGCGACGGCGCGCGAGATCGACGCCGAGGTGAAGCGCCTCGTCGAGGCGGGCTACGAGAAGGCGCGGGACATCCTCACGGAGCACCGCGGGAAGCTCGACGCCATCGCCGAGGCGCTGCTCGAGCGCGAGACGCTCGACGGAGCCGAGCTCGAGGCCATCCTCGACGGCCGCGACCTGCCGCCCGTGAAGAAGGTCGTGATCCCGAGCTACTCGGAGAAGCAGCGCCAGTCCAAGGAGCGCCGCAAGAGCTCCATCTTCCAGCCGCGTCCGCGGGAGGTCCCGTCGGGGGGGTGATGTGATGGGGGGGGAGCCCCGCAGGGACTCCAGCGAAGAGCAGAACGCGCCCGCGCACGAGGATCTCGTGCGCGGGCTCGCGCATGTGCGCCCTCGGTCTGAGGGCGACCCGTCCCTGGGCCACCCATCTCTGGGCTACGTGTCTCTTGGCCAACAGGGGCGCTGCGCCGTCTGGGGCGTGCTCAACGTCACCCCCGACTCCTTCAGCGACGGGGGCGACTTCCTCGACGTCGACGCGGCGCTCGCCCACGCGGCCCGCATGATCGAGGAGGGCGCCGACGTCATCGACGTGGGTGGGGAGAGCAGCCGCCCGCCCGGCAAGACCTACGGCGCGGGCGCGGCGCGCGTCTCGGTCGACGAGGAGCTGCGCCGCGTGGTCCCCGTCATCGAGCGGCTCCGCGTGGCGTTCCCCGACACGCCGGTGAGCGTGGACACGGTGAAGGCCGAGGTCGCCGCGGCCGCGCTCGACGCCGGGGCGGTCTGCGTCAACGACGTCAGCTGCGGCGCGAGCGAGGCGCTCGTCCGCGCGACGGCCGAGCGCGACGGGACGCTCGTCCTGATGCACACCCGCGACGGCGGCCGTGTCGACGCCGAGACCTGCGCCTACGGGGACGTGGTGTCCGACGTCCTGACGGAGCTGCGCGCGGCCGCGGAGCGCGCCATCGCGCTCGGCGTCGCCCCGTCTCGCGTGTGGATCGATCCCGGCGTGGGCTTCGCGAAGAACGCCGCTCAGAGCGTGACTTTGCTCGGCAATCTGGACGCGTTCGCGAAGAGCGGGTACCCGGTTCTCGTGGGAGCGTCGCGCAAGTCGTGGATCGCGCGCACCGTGGCCGCGGCCGGGGGGGGCGAGCCTGCGCCGGACGCGCGCCTCGGCGGGAGCCTCGCGGCGGTCACGGCGGCCGCCCTGGCCGGCTGCGCGGCGGTGCGTGTACACGACGTCTTCGCCTCCGCCCAGGCCGCGCGCGTCGCCGACGCGATGCGAGAGGCGGGCGCGCGATGAGCGAGATCGTCGACGCCCTCGGCGCCTTCTTCCTCGAGCGCGACGCGCTGCGGGTCGTCGTCGACCTGCTCGACATCCTGCTCGTGGCGTACCTGTTCTACCGCGTGCTCCTGCTCATTCGGGGCACCCGCGCGATGCAGATGGGCGTCGGGCTCGTGCTCGTCTTCCTCGTCTACACCCTCGCGCGGCGCGCGGGGCTGATCACGCTCTTCACCATCCTCGACGCGCTGCTGACCTACGTGGTCATCATCATCGTCATCCTCTTCCAGAACGACATCCGTCGCGCGCTCATGCGCGTGGGGAGTCGGCCGTTCTTCCGGGGGCGTCAGAGCGCGCGCGAGTCGCAGGTCATCGAAGAGGTGGTCAAGGCGGCGCAGGCCCTGGCGCAGAAGCGCATCGGCGCGCTGATCGTGTTCGAGCGCGAGGCCGGGCTCGACGAGTTCATCGAGCACGGCACCAAGCTCGACGCCGAGGTCTCCAAGGAGCTGCTCTACAGCATCTTCGTCCCGAGCTACGAGAACCCGATGCACGACGGCGCCGTCGTCATCCGTGACGGCCGCGTGTGGGAGGCGGGCGCGTTCCTGCCGCTCACCGAGTCGCGCAAGGTCGACCGCACGCTCGGGACGCGGCACCGCGCCGCGATCGGTCTGTCGGAGGAGAGCGACGCGGTCATCGTCGTCGTCAGCGAGGAGCGCGGCAGCGCGAGCCTCTGCTTCGGCGGCAACATCGTGCGCGACCTCGACACCAACATGCTGCGTCAGGCGCTCGTCGGCCTCTTCGAGAAGCGAACCGGCAAGCCCAAGCCGCCGCCCAAGGCGAAGGACCGCGCCCGCAAGGCCAAGGAGGACGTCTCGCGCGGCTCGACCGTGCCCGACGAGCCCAGCAAGAGCAGCCCGGGCGTCGAGCCGGCGGCCGCGTCCGAGGACGAGGCGCCCAAGCGGACCACCCTCGACGGGCCCGTGTCCGAGGCGGAAGAGAGCGCGCCGTGACCACGCCGGCCAAGAAGAGCTTCCTGATGCGCGCCCTGACCGAGCACATCGGTCTGAAGCTCGTCGCGCTCGTGGCGTCGGTGGGCCTCTTCGTGATCGTGCGCGGCACCGAAGACGCACAGATCAGCATCTCGGTCGACGTGGTGGCGCTC
The Sandaracinaceae bacterium genome window above contains:
- the cdaA gene encoding diadenylate cyclase CdaA → MSEIVDALGAFFLERDALRVVVDLLDILLVAYLFYRVLLLIRGTRAMQMGVGLVLVFLVYTLARRAGLITLFTILDALLTYVVIIIVILFQNDIRRALMRVGSRPFFRGRQSARESQVIEEVVKAAQALAQKRIGALIVFEREAGLDEFIEHGTKLDAEVSKELLYSIFVPSYENPMHDGAVVIRDGRVWEAGAFLPLTESRKVDRTLGTRHRAAIGLSEESDAVIVVVSEERGSASLCFGGNIVRDLDTNMLRQALVGLFEKRTGKPKPPPKAKDRARKAKEDVSRGSTVPDEPSKSSPGVEPAAASEDEAPKRTTLDGPVSEAEESAP
- the ftsH gene encoding ATP-dependent zinc metalloprotease FtsH; this translates as MKQSHKTLLLWVLLILMFVVIYQLVTQDESPRQVPFSDFITDVRGGHVESITAKPRDGATDFTFVYVDENERRDERETIGPPLSPELMEDFREHSVRTDIHPADDNSWTGILVTWVPMIFLLVIFFFFMRQLQASGGKAMSFGKSRARLLNESQNKVTFADVAGVDEAKDDCEEIIAFLKDPKKFQRLGGRIPKGVLLMGPPGTGKTLLARAIAGEAGVPFFSISGSDFVEMFVGVGASRVRDLFEQGKKHAPCIIFIDEIDAVGRHRGSGMGGGHDEREQTLNQLLVEMDGFEASEGVIIIAATNRPDVLDPAILRPGRFDRRIVVPRPDLRGREGILHVHTKKVPLAEDVDLEILARGTPGFSGADLENLVNEAALLAARQDKDFVAMLDFEMAKDKVIMGAERRSAVITDEQKAVTAWHEAGHALVGYHSPQHDPLHKVTIIPRGRALGVTVSLPEEDRLNYSQTLAESQIASMMGGRVAEELKFEELTSGASSDIQKATQLARAMVTEWGMSEKLGPLHYGESGNDSFMMGPQLSRPNYSAATAREIDAEVKRLVEAGYEKARDILTEHRGKLDAIAEALLERETLDGAELEAILDGRDLPPVKKVVIPSYSEKQRQSKERRKSSIFQPRPREVPSGG
- the folP gene encoding dihydropteroate synthase; this encodes MSLGQQGRCAVWGVLNVTPDSFSDGGDFLDVDAALAHAARMIEEGADVIDVGGESSRPPGKTYGAGAARVSVDEELRRVVPVIERLRVAFPDTPVSVDTVKAEVAAAALDAGAVCVNDVSCGASEALVRATAERDGTLVLMHTRDGGRVDAETCAYGDVVSDVLTELRAAAERAIALGVAPSRVWIDPGVGFAKNAAQSVTLLGNLDAFAKSGYPVLVGASRKSWIARTVAAAGGGEPAPDARLGGSLAAVTAAALAGCAAVRVHDVFASAQAARVADAMREAGAR